A region of Drosophila mauritiana strain mau12 chromosome 3L, ASM438214v1, whole genome shotgun sequence DNA encodes the following proteins:
- the LOC117141355 gene encoding uncharacterized protein LOC117141355, whose product MRNHHRRPGKPGFRIQYAGHPPVTCLSASDNAMQVPPTGPSGIEVPGSGLSSCSASRAVCDKYLLTATTAGHRLRGLILALES is encoded by the coding sequence ATGCGAAACCATCATCGCAGGCCGGGAAAACCAGGATTCAGGATCCAGTATGCAGGTCATCCGCCTGTCACGTGCCTAAGCGCCTCGGACAACGCAATGCAGGTGCCACCGACAGGTCCTTCGGGGATCGAGGTACCAGGCAGTGGGCTTTCCAGCTGCAGTGCATCCAGAGCCGTGTGcgacaaatatttattaactGCCACAACTGCCGGGCATCGGCTTAGAGGCTTGATCTTGGCATTAGAGAGCTAA